A window of Desulfobacteraceae bacterium contains these coding sequences:
- a CDS encoding response regulator transcription factor translates to MRLLLVEDDRKIASFVIAGFKAAGFAVDHAADGETGLALATSEPYDVLVVDLMLPRLDGLTLIQRLRRARVATPLIILSAKGAIDDRVRGLQAGGDDYLTKPFAFSELLARVQALIRRAGGLSEPTRLAAADLTLDLISREVRRAGRKIDLQPLEFSLLEYLLRNVGRVVSKTMIMEHVWDYNFDPQTNVVEARICRLRDKIDKGFAPRLIHTVRGVGYVLREDG, encoded by the coding sequence ATGCGGCTGCTGCTGGTGGAAGACGACCGCAAGATCGCCTCGTTTGTCATCGCGGGCTTCAAGGCCGCCGGCTTTGCGGTGGACCACGCCGCCGACGGCGAGACCGGCCTGGCTTTGGCGACCAGTGAACCCTATGACGTGCTGGTGGTGGATCTCATGCTGCCGCGCCTGGACGGGTTGACCCTGATCCAGCGTCTCCGCCGGGCGCGGGTCGCCACGCCGTTGATCATCCTGAGCGCCAAGGGCGCCATCGACGACCGGGTGCGCGGCCTCCAGGCCGGCGGCGACGACTACCTCACCAAACCGTTCGCCTTCTCGGAGCTCCTGGCCCGGGTGCAGGCCCTGATCCGGCGCGCCGGCGGCCTTTCCGAGCCCACCCGGCTGGCGGCCGCCGATCTGACCCTGGATCTCATCAGCCGCGAGGTGCGGCGCGCCGGGCGCAAGATCGATCTGCAGCCCCTGGAGTTCTCGCTCTTGGAGTACCTGCTGCGCAACGTCGGCCGGGTGGTTTCCAAAACAATGATCATGGAGCATGTCTGGGACTACAACTTCGATCCCCAGACCAATGTGGTCGAGGCCCGCATCTGCCGGCTGCGGGACAAGATCGACAAGGGCTTTGCGCCCAGGCTGATTCACACCGTGCGCGGGGTGGGCTATGTCCTCAGGGAAGATGGTTAG
- a CDS encoding dynamin family protein, which translates to MTKTESPPGDIPMYRENYINALRAELLDLVEKELTPVALRYGYSEVPLESNIKWRPQVLVLGNYSSGKSTLINEFLGGNIQRTGQAPTDDSFTVITFDETAPSGGPVRVTEERDGRFLLNDPEFPFEGLKKHGQRFATHFRLKKVNSPFLRNLALIDTPGMLDSITERDRGYNYQDVIGDLAQIADLVLVMFDPHKAGTVREAHISLRDTLPTRTFDDRVLFVLNRIDECTSLSDLLRVYGTLCWNLSQITGRKDIPLIHLTYSPRAINDKEEVDTCYSAYLTELGNQREELKKAIADAPRYRLDHLATFIETHGERLAHLLEALMVYRRKFIGFQIKNALLGLIVCLLAGAGVSGLLSVYGVLTGDPIFNLAVGGGIGALFFVLWMTLLRKFFVSRFHRRTLQALDGLTPLENQTRRDSWQAVRPLVDAFLKKTGGSYSLASVRQEHSAVRKVFDRGAREVRAALNELARL; encoded by the coding sequence ATGACCAAAACCGAATCGCCCCCCGGCGACATCCCCATGTACCGGGAGAATTACATCAACGCGCTGCGCGCCGAGCTGTTGGATCTGGTGGAAAAAGAGCTCACCCCGGTGGCCCTGCGCTACGGCTACAGCGAAGTGCCCTTGGAGAGCAACATCAAGTGGCGGCCCCAGGTGCTGGTGCTGGGCAACTACTCTTCGGGCAAATCCACCCTGATCAACGAGTTCCTGGGGGGTAACATCCAGCGCACCGGGCAGGCGCCCACCGACGATTCCTTCACCGTGATCACCTTCGACGAGACCGCTCCCAGCGGCGGCCCGGTGCGGGTCACCGAGGAGCGCGACGGCCGGTTCCTGCTCAATGACCCGGAGTTTCCCTTCGAAGGCCTGAAAAAGCACGGTCAGCGCTTCGCCACCCATTTTCGCCTCAAAAAGGTCAACTCCCCCTTTCTCAGAAACCTGGCCCTGATCGATACCCCGGGGATGCTGGACAGCATCACCGAGCGCGACCGGGGCTACAACTACCAGGACGTCATCGGGGACCTGGCCCAGATCGCCGATCTGGTGCTGGTGATGTTCGACCCCCACAAGGCCGGGACGGTCCGTGAAGCCCACATCAGCCTGCGGGACACCCTGCCGACGCGGACCTTCGACGACCGGGTGCTCTTTGTGCTCAACCGCATCGACGAATGCACCTCCCTCAGCGACCTGTTGCGGGTTTACGGCACCCTGTGCTGGAACCTCTCCCAGATCACCGGCCGCAAGGACATCCCCCTGATCCACCTGACCTACTCGCCGCGCGCCATCAACGACAAGGAGGAGGTCGACACCTGTTATAGCGCCTATCTCACAGAGCTCGGCAACCAGCGGGAGGAGCTCAAAAAGGCCATCGCCGATGCGCCGCGCTACCGGTTGGACCACCTGGCGACCTTCATCGAGACCCACGGTGAACGGCTGGCCCACCTGCTGGAGGCCCTGATGGTCTACCGGCGCAAGTTTATCGGCTTTCAGATCAAAAACGCGCTTCTCGGGCTCATAGTCTGTCTGCTTGCCGGGGCGGGCGTGAGCGGCCTGCTGTCCGTCTACGGGGTGCTGACCGGCGATCCGATTTTCAACCTGGCCGTGGGCGGGGGGATCGGCGCGCTTTTCTTCGTCCTCTGGATGACCCTGCTGCGGAAATTCTTTGTCTCCCGTTTCCACCGCCGGACGCTGCAGGCGCTGGACGGGCTGACCCCGCTGGAGAACCAGACCCGGCGCGACAGCTGGCAGGCGGTGCGCCCTCTGGTGGACGCGTTTCTCAAAAAAACCGGCGGCAGCTACTCCCTGGCAAGCGTCCGACAGGAGCACAGCGCCGTGCGCAAGGTCTTCGACCGCGGCGCCCGCGAGGTGCGCGCGGCCCTCAACGAACTCGCCCGGCTCTAA
- a CDS encoding aminoacyl-histidine dipeptidase has product MSDITHSIIDCFRTINTIPRCSKNEARISAWLCRWATAHELDFKQDAAGNVVIRVPGIPQPAAAPAVVIQGHMDMVCEKTADSSHDFTTDPIQTITAGEWLQAVGTTLGADNGIALAMALTLAAESRAPRPPLELLFTVDEETGLTGAHHLEPGFIQGRTLLNLDSEVEGVLTVGCAGGCDTEITLPLAAEGLPPGLAVATLVVEGLRGGHSGVDIHEQRANAIVLLARCLKAAAACGAARLTGLEGGNAHNAIPRRAVGRLACRPEAIPELTALAARMESLLRDEYRELEPDLRVVLTVAERPGAGANGLSAAQSARVRRLLSALPHGVQGMSRIFAGLVETSANLATVGLEDRQLKVVTSQRSNVMSRLEEISAKIEAVSALAGARSIRRNAYPAWQPDMDSPLLDRCREVYQGLFQRAPEVAVIHAGLECAVIGDRFPGMDMISFGPTIENLHSPAERLHLPSLGRTWEFLTAVMARLAAGAK; this is encoded by the coding sequence ATGAGCGACATCACCCACAGCATCATCGACTGTTTTCGCACCATCAACACCATCCCGCGCTGCTCCAAAAACGAGGCGCGCATCTCCGCCTGGCTCTGCCGCTGGGCGACGGCCCACGAGCTGGACTTCAAGCAGGACGCCGCCGGCAATGTGGTCATCCGGGTGCCGGGCATCCCGCAGCCGGCCGCCGCGCCCGCCGTCGTAATTCAGGGTCACATGGACATGGTCTGCGAAAAGACGGCCGATTCCAGTCACGACTTCACCACCGACCCCATCCAGACCATCACCGCAGGGGAGTGGCTGCAGGCCGTCGGCACCACCCTGGGCGCGGACAACGGCATCGCCCTGGCCATGGCCCTCACCCTGGCGGCCGAAAGCCGCGCGCCGCGGCCGCCGCTTGAGCTGCTCTTCACCGTGGACGAGGAGACCGGGCTGACCGGCGCCCATCACCTGGAGCCGGGGTTTATCCAGGGCCGGACCCTGCTGAACCTCGACTCCGAGGTGGAAGGGGTCTTGACCGTGGGCTGCGCCGGCGGCTGCGATACCGAGATCACCCTGCCCCTGGCCGCGGAGGGGCTCCCCCCAGGCCTGGCCGTGGCCACCTTGGTCGTCGAAGGCCTGCGCGGCGGGCACTCGGGGGTCGACATTCACGAGCAGCGCGCCAACGCCATCGTGCTGCTGGCCCGCTGCCTGAAGGCGGCCGCGGCCTGCGGCGCCGCCCGTCTGACGGGTCTGGAGGGCGGCAACGCCCACAACGCCATCCCCCGCCGGGCGGTCGGCCGGCTGGCCTGCCGGCCGGAGGCGATCCCGGAGTTGACCGCGCTGGCCGCGCGCATGGAGTCCTTGCTGCGGGATGAGTACCGGGAGCTGGAACCGGATCTCAGGGTCGTTCTGACCGTCGCGGAGAGGCCCGGGGCCGGGGCCAACGGGCTGTCGGCGGCCCAAAGCGCCCGGGTGCGGCGCCTGTTGAGCGCCCTGCCCCACGGGGTCCAGGGGATGTCCCGGATCTTTGCCGGGCTGGTGGAGACCTCGGCCAACCTGGCGACCGTCGGCCTGGAGGACCGGCAGCTGAAGGTGGTCACCAGTCAACGCAGCAACGTCATGTCGCGCCTGGAGGAGATCAGCGCCAAAATCGAGGCCGTCAGCGCCCTTGCCGGGGCGCGCAGCATCCGCAGAAACGCCTACCCCGCCTGGCAGCCGGACATGGACTCGCCGCTGCTGGACCGCTGCCGGGAGGTCTACCAGGGGCTTTTCCAGCGGGCGCCGGAGGTGGCGGTAATCCACGCCGGTCTGGAGTGCGCCGTGATCGGGGACCGCTTCCCGGGGATGGACATGATCTCCTTCGGCCCCACCATCGAGAACCTCCACTCCCCGGCGGAGCGCCTGCACCTGCCATCGCTGGGGCGGACGTGGGAGTTTTTGACGGCCGTGATGGCGAGGCTGGCCGCTGGGGCCAAATAG
- a CDS encoding HAMP domain-containing protein, whose translation MVRRRGSLAFRLTLWYAGVFTLSSGVAFLFFYFLITTTLREAVDRDLQDQLAAFGRVMRAGGIEGVRRAAILEAQAAGEKKIFIRLLYPSGAAFSSSNISYWENIGINRQALGALIGGSPPVLETVRVDARRIPVRILYGLIGPGVVLQIGQSLEHYVGIIQTFRRVFLGTLSLLILAAALGGWFLARRALVGVQNVTRTARRISAGSLEERVPLQARGDEIDQLALTFNGMLDRIQTLVTGIKEMNDNIAHDLKSPVTRIRGAAEIALTTGRSLADYQAMAGSTIEECDRLLDMITTMLTISRTEAGVDRPQLGDLDLAGVARDACELFRPMAEDNGVELTIEAPRACHIRGDTRMVQRLLANLVDNALKYTPAGGRVTVAVEAAPGTGYRLSVRDSGVGIQRADLPHVFERFYRCDVSRSRSGAGLGLSLARAIARAHGTDIAVESTPGAGSTFSVGFAAAAAP comes from the coding sequence ATGGTTAGGCGCCGCGGCAGCCTGGCCTTTCGACTGACCCTCTGGTACGCGGGGGTTTTCACGCTCTCCAGCGGGGTGGCCTTCCTGTTCTTTTATTTCCTGATCACCACCACCCTGCGCGAGGCCGTCGACCGCGATCTACAGGATCAGCTGGCGGCCTTCGGGCGTGTGATGCGCGCCGGCGGAATCGAAGGCGTGCGGCGGGCGGCGATCCTCGAGGCCCAGGCGGCGGGGGAGAAAAAGATCTTCATCCGCCTGCTCTACCCCAGCGGGGCGGCCTTTTCCTCCTCCAACATCTCCTACTGGGAAAATATCGGGATTAACCGACAGGCCCTGGGCGCCCTGATTGGCGGGTCGCCGCCGGTGCTGGAAACCGTCCGGGTGGACGCCCGCCGGATCCCGGTGCGCATCCTCTACGGATTGATCGGACCCGGCGTGGTGCTGCAGATCGGCCAATCCCTGGAGCACTATGTGGGGATTATCCAGACCTTCCGCCGGGTTTTTCTGGGCACCCTCTCGCTTCTGATTCTGGCCGCCGCCCTGGGGGGCTGGTTCCTCGCCCGGCGGGCGCTGGTGGGGGTGCAAAACGTCACCCGCACGGCGCGCCGCATCTCCGCCGGCAGCCTGGAGGAGCGGGTGCCGCTTCAGGCCCGGGGCGACGAGATCGATCAGCTGGCGCTGACCTTCAACGGCATGCTGGACCGCATCCAGACCCTGGTGACCGGCATCAAGGAGATGAACGACAACATCGCCCACGATCTCAAAAGCCCGGTGACCCGCATCCGGGGGGCTGCCGAGATCGCCCTCACCACCGGCCGCAGTCTGGCCGACTACCAGGCCATGGCCGGCAGCACCATCGAGGAGTGTGACCGGCTGCTGGACATGATCACCACCATGCTGACCATTTCGCGGACCGAAGCCGGCGTCGACCGGCCGCAGTTGGGGGATCTGGACCTGGCCGGGGTGGCCCGCGACGCCTGCGAGCTCTTCCGGCCGATGGCCGAGGATAACGGGGTTGAACTGACCATTGAGGCACCCCGGGCCTGTCACATCCGGGGCGATACCCGCATGGTTCAACGGCTGCTGGCCAATCTGGTGGACAATGCCCTGAAGTACACGCCGGCCGGGGGGCGGGTGACGGTGGCTGTTGAGGCCGCACCCGGCACCGGGTACCGTCTGAGCGTCCGGGACAGCGGGGTCGGTATCCAGCGGGCGGACCTGCCCCACGTTTTCGAGCGTTTCTACCGCTGCGACGTGAGCCGCAGCCGCTCGGGGGCCGGGTTGGGTCTCAGCCTGGCGCGGGCTATCGCCCGCGCTCACGGGACCGACATCGCAGTGGAAAGCACGCCCGGTGCGGGCAGCACCTTTAGCGTGGGCTTCGCTGCCGCCGCAGCCCCATGA
- a CDS encoding EamA family transporter, which yields MKGQAIKLKGYGFILLAAALWGMIGPFSRLAFREGVAPLEAAFWRATMAWVCFGLHALVLGEVRLKRRDIAPLLGFAVSGVTLFYGSYQIAIREGGAALAAVLLYTAPAWVALISRVIFKEPMGPLKLLALALTLVGVAVVSLGAGGIDLGSPGANPLIAVGAGLVAGFCYALYYIFGKYFSGRYSSPNLFFYMLPVGALGLLPWVSLGARSPLAWLALGTVALVSTYGAYLCYYKGLYYLEPTRAAIVASLEPVIAGVVAFLWWGEYFSPAGYLGSSLVLGAVFCIIWDGGRGTG from the coding sequence GTGAAAGGACAGGCCATCAAACTCAAGGGATACGGATTCATCCTGCTGGCGGCGGCGCTCTGGGGCATGATCGGCCCCTTTTCGCGGCTGGCCTTTCGCGAAGGCGTGGCCCCGCTGGAGGCCGCTTTCTGGCGGGCGACCATGGCCTGGGTCTGTTTCGGGCTGCACGCCCTGGTTCTCGGCGAGGTGCGTCTTAAGCGGCGCGACATCGCCCCGCTGCTGGGGTTTGCCGTCAGCGGGGTGACGCTCTTTTACGGCTCCTACCAGATCGCCATCCGGGAGGGCGGTGCGGCCCTGGCCGCGGTGCTGCTCTACACCGCGCCCGCCTGGGTGGCCCTGATCTCGCGGGTTATTTTCAAGGAGCCCATGGGCCCCCTGAAACTCCTGGCACTGGCGCTCACCCTGGTCGGGGTGGCGGTGGTCTCGCTGGGGGCGGGCGGCATCGACCTCGGCAGCCCCGGCGCCAACCCCCTGATCGCCGTCGGCGCGGGACTCGTGGCGGGGTTCTGTTACGCACTCTACTACATCTTCGGCAAATACTTCTCCGGGCGCTACAGCTCACCCAACCTCTTTTTCTACATGCTGCCGGTGGGGGCGCTGGGACTTTTGCCCTGGGTCTCTCTGGGCGCCAGGAGCCCGCTGGCCTGGCTGGCGCTTGGCACCGTGGCGCTGGTATCGACCTACGGCGCCTACCTCTGCTACTATAAGGGGCTTTATTATTTGGAACCCACCCGGGCGGCCATCGTTGCCAGCCTGGAGCCGGTGATCGCCGGTGTGGTGGCCTTCCTGTGGTGGGGGGAGTATTTCAGCCCGGCGGGGTATTTGGGCAGTTCGCTCGTCCTGGGGGCTGTTTTCTGCATCATCTGGGACGGTGGCCGGGGTACGGGCTGA
- a CDS encoding zinc ribbon domain-containing protein gives MPVYEFKCPDGTITERLVRMDTEKIDCPKCGQKAVKIMSQCSFKLKGGGWYADGYASSKK, from the coding sequence ATGCCGGTCTATGAATTCAAATGCCCCGATGGCACCATTACCGAGCGTCTTGTGCGGATGGACACCGAAAAGATCGATTGCCCCAAGTGTGGTCAGAAGGCCGTCAAGATCATGTCCCAGTGTTCGTTCAAACTCAAAGGCGGCGGGTGGTACGCCGACGGCTACGCCTCCAGCAAGAAATAA
- a CDS encoding rhodanese-like domain-containing protein, translating to MKIFLTALVVLAVGWEAAWVVLGVKPFWPWRHADLLALGQTSGYLLDVRSSAEYRLFRIPGAHHRPELLFRPQALDALDPAAPIVVVCMTGHRSPLVAYRLRRRGFQEVYHLTGGMLAWKLTGGPTV from the coding sequence ATGAAAATTTTCCTGACCGCCCTGGTCGTTCTGGCGGTCGGCTGGGAAGCCGCCTGGGTGGTTTTGGGGGTGAAGCCCTTCTGGCCTTGGCGGCACGCCGACCTGTTGGCCCTGGGGCAGACGTCGGGGTATCTCCTGGACGTTCGCTCGTCAGCGGAGTACCGCCTTTTTCGGATTCCCGGGGCGCACCACCGCCCCGAGCTGCTCTTTCGGCCCCAGGCCCTCGACGCCCTGGATCCGGCCGCCCCCATCGTGGTGGTCTGCATGACCGGCCACCGCTCGCCCTTGGTCGCCTACCGCCTGCGCCGGCGGGGGTTTCAGGAGGTTTACCATCTGACCGGCGGCATGCTGGCCTGGAAGCTGACCGGCGGCCCCACCGTTTGA
- a CDS encoding aminopeptidase P N-terminal domain-containing protein yields the protein MKYHPIDPTLFVRNRRRLTNALPPGAVAVFNANDVMPTSADGVRSFVQNTDLFYLCGIDQEETILLLCPQAEEEKHREILFVKETNPEIATWQGRKLTQEEATALSGVQTVYWLTEFERVFRPLALAAERIYLNTNEHLRAEVSVETRDQRFLRWCRGAFPLHRYCRLAPIMQDLRVVKAPAEVDLIRRACRISEQAFRRLLTFIRPGVWEFEIEAELVHAFLSNRARRPAFAPIVASGADTCVLHYTQNDKQCRDGDLVLMDFGAEYANYASDLTRTVPVNGRFSPRQRAIYDAVLRIQRAAIDRLRPGNTLAAYQREVGLVAEKEMIALGLLDAREVAAQPADAPLYKKYFMHGTSHHLGLDVHDVGLPGRALDAGMVLTCEPGIYIREEGIGVRIENDILVTSGDPLDLTASVPITADEIEELMAG from the coding sequence ATGAAATATCACCCCATCGACCCGACCCTCTTCGTCCGCAACCGCCGCCGTCTGACCAACGCCCTGCCCCCCGGCGCGGTCGCGGTCTTCAATGCCAACGACGTCATGCCCACCAGCGCCGACGGCGTCCGCTCCTTTGTCCAGAACACCGACCTGTTCTACCTCTGCGGGATCGATCAGGAGGAAACCATTCTGCTGCTGTGCCCGCAGGCCGAGGAGGAGAAGCACCGCGAAATCCTTTTTGTGAAGGAAACCAACCCGGAGATCGCCACCTGGCAGGGCCGCAAACTCACCCAGGAGGAGGCCACGGCGCTGTCGGGGGTGCAGACGGTTTACTGGCTGACCGAATTCGAGCGCGTCTTCCGCCCGCTGGCGCTTGCCGCGGAGCGCATCTACCTCAACACCAACGAGCACCTGCGGGCCGAGGTGTCCGTGGAAACCCGCGACCAGCGGTTTCTGCGGTGGTGCCGGGGGGCATTTCCGCTCCACCGCTACTGCCGGCTGGCGCCCATCATGCAGGACCTGCGAGTGGTCAAGGCGCCCGCCGAGGTGGACCTGATCCGCCGGGCCTGCCGAATCAGCGAACAGGCCTTTCGCCGCCTGCTGACCTTCATCCGCCCCGGGGTGTGGGAATTCGAAATCGAGGCCGAACTGGTGCACGCCTTTCTCAGCAACCGCGCGCGCCGGCCGGCCTTCGCGCCCATCGTGGCCTCCGGCGCCGACACCTGCGTGCTGCATTACACCCAAAATGACAAACAGTGCCGCGACGGGGACCTGGTGCTGATGGATTTCGGTGCGGAGTACGCCAACTACGCCTCGGACCTGACCCGCACCGTTCCCGTCAACGGCCGCTTCAGCCCCCGCCAGCGGGCGATCTACGACGCCGTCCTGCGCATCCAGCGGGCGGCCATCGACCGCCTGCGGCCCGGCAACACCCTGGCCGCCTATCAGCGCGAGGTGGGGCTGGTGGCCGAAAAGGAGATGATCGCCCTGGGGCTGTTGGACGCCCGTGAGGTGGCCGCCCAGCCGGCCGATGCGCCACTTTACAAGAAATACTTCATGCACGGCACCTCCCACCACCTGGGGCTCGACGTCCACGATGTGGGCCTCCCGGGGCGGGCCTTGGATGCCGGGATGGTGCTGACTTGTGAACCGGGGATCTACATCCGTGAGGAGGGAATCGGCGTGCGGATCGAAAACGACATTCTGGTCACCAGCGGCGACCCGCTGGACCTGACGGCGTCGGTGCCAATCACGGCCGATGAGATCGAAGAGTTGATGGCCGGGTGA